In Papaver somniferum cultivar HN1 chromosome 9, ASM357369v1, whole genome shotgun sequence, the genomic stretch tccaaatatgtAAAATTAACAAAAATTCAACGTACCATTTGGAAGATACGAAGttttaaaatatttatctttatttttatagaAATGGCATTTCTATAAATAAACGATttcatatattattatttttaagtgCCCATTCTGTTAAGCATTTTAGTCTTTATTTATATTTCTTAACTCAACGGTCCCTATTTTGTTTAACATTTTAATCTCTAATCCGTCTGGTTAACCATTTTTCGTTTGGTGAACCGAAAAAAAAAGCAAGGATTTCAATTAAGCTTGCTTGCCCTAAGGGTAAATCCTATGGTCTTTTAATCTAGCAGCTGGATTAGCAATCCATGTCAGCTAAggaaacctcctaagtcctatgggagtgctaatctagcagctagattagcagtccacgtcatctGGAACTAGGGATGTGCAACAGACAGACGGACGGATGGATgcggattttatcaaaaataaaaaagaaaatccaCAGAATAGGTGTGCCAGGGAGTTAGCGAGTTTTCACATAATGCCGTAAGATTGGAATTAAATCGGATAACCTGCAAATAGCAAGAGTTCATCAGTAATAAGATCGAAGCAGGAGGGACTTCTTTTTAGAAGGTTGAGAACACGAGCAAAGACGAAAGGCTTCATTTGGCAGGGAAATATAAGAGAAACATAACAAATGTCCCATGCTAGTTGTAATGCCATGAATGTGGTCATTTAGGATGTCCCGTTAAGGATTGACAAGGGTTTGTAGTGTACTGTCCTTGCCTCCACTAAGATCTCGAAGCGCAAACTCAAGAGGCCTGTAGTTTCATTAACTTAGTGCCCATTCTGATCGTTTCTTCCGAAGTTCACCCGGCCTGATGACGCATGATTTACTGCTATGTGTTATGTAACTTATGTTACTCATTCTACTCGTTCTTTCTGTTTTTGTTGTCACTGCCGGCTGCTTCAGCCTTCCAGTATTGGGATCATTTCTAGAAGCTCtacggtgcgggtgaatccgcgggTTTCAacgtccaaccgcaaccaaaccgttaaaAGTGTTGATTTTAAAATCTCACCCGTGACCGGCTTATAAATCTTATGGATTGGGTTTCACACACAATTTTACGGACGAATACGAGTGAAATTCGCGGTTCTGGACTTTTTGCACACCCCTATCTGGGACCACTGTCtagcgttgtttggttcagcgctttaaatctcagcagTTCGATCAAAAAATTAATCTcccagcgctgaaccattcagcgtaaaAGTCAAtttttgagcgctgaaccattcaacgcttcaatctcgctgctagttcaacTGCGAGTAAATGCTagtagagagaactagtgttaacttttataccacactttttttttttgtttacaacACTTAATTGCCAATGTAAGAGCTCAATCTAGTCAATAGGAGTTAGCCTACAGAGGGAGATAGAATCGCATCCGCTGGTTGTACTTACCTCTCGGCTTTAAATTTCTTAGTTCCAAGTCGCTGTATAAAAAGCTTGCATTCTCTTTCACAGATAACGACGTGAGTAGTGGGTAGACAAGTGGACGCCATGTCAATTTCAACTCTGTTTGGTTCAAATAATTGGGACCATTAATCTGGTCATGCTAGGGACACAATTACAGATTTTTCATGATGTTTCTCTCTTTTCTGTTTGTTTTAATTTCCGGTTTGTTTCACGTTAGGGACGTTTGATTGAAAAAGAAAGACTTTTAATTAACTTTTCGGCAACCGAGGAAAATGAGCTATTAAAGCGCACGACAACCTATGGCTAAAGCTTGGGAAGTCTTCATGGTATTGGGTACCATATTAATGAAGTGGGGGATCTCTACAAAATTTTATCAACCGGCCCTAGTTTGCTTAAATATCAAATAATACGGAAAAGCAAACTTTACTTTTTTGATTTGATCATATGGAAAACCAAACTTTGTTCCAATTATATATAGTTCCTTCCAACAATCCAGCCGGTACGCATTTACTCTACAACAGTATACGGTACTGAACTATCAATTTACAAAAGTATATGCTACTGAACTATCAAATTCGTTCATAAATTTTTCGAAAATGCTTTATACCCCCCGCCCCTTCTCCCCCAACTTGCCCCCATACTCACATTCAAATAATAGCGGCCCCCCCTGCTATCTCCATGTGTAGGCCCCAAGCAAAAATTGTGGTGTGTATCAGCGCCACATAGAGGGGGAGGAAGGTGGGGGAGTGAAGCGGGGGGATGTAGTAGCTTCGATAAATTTTGTATTGCCGAAGACTGTAAGGTGACAAGTCAGTTCTGCAAAATCTCTGCGAGTGCAGCAACATCATTGCGAGTACAAATTTTGATTGCACTTACATTTTTATTACAAATTAAAGAAAAAGAATcttttttctttccctttttttttacctttttttaCGACACTGACACTTCACATTTCCAATAGAAGTACTTGTCTGAATACAGCCGATTTGTGTTGCATTCCATGGGAAAAAGCAGGACAGAAATAGTTCAACAGTTcaacttatttttatttttattaaacatCAAATTACATTCCTAGCAAACACATACAACGACTGCAAACATCCAATTACAACGTCTTCCATACAAAAACATAAAGCGCACtcctaaaaataaatataaaccaAAGAAGCTTAGAAATATAGTAAAAGAGTTCCCAAGCCTCGATTAGTTGTATCCTCCACCGGTGAGGGAGGAATTATGAGTCCCACCAACGCGGGGGTTACCGGCAGTGGTTCCGCCAGTACCTGTATTGGTACCAATTGGGTGTGAACCCACAACTCCTTCAGTAACATGCCCACCGTGTGGAGCACCCGTACCATGTCCTGGTAATGCTGACATTGGGTTCATCCCAGTCGAGTGACCATGACCACCAAGAACACCACCTGTGGCAGGGGTACCTACGTTTCTCTGTTGTTTTGCTGCTTCGTTTTGTTCATGTGTCATTTGTTTGTGCATTTCTgcttcattgattttctcttctttcctttGGGTTGCCATTTCCTTCTGCATTGGATCATGTGCTGTCATCCTCTCAGCCTGCAAATTAACACCAACATATATCAATGAACCTATCGCATAGGTACATGACTGTAACAATTCATTCTAGCAAGACTGGAGTATCCAAGGGCTTGTAATTACATACCTTCTCTTGCACCGTGGCTTTTGTTTTGTCCATGCCGGACTTAGCCGAAGCTGCAACATTTGACGCAGTTTCTTTGACCGCTGCCGCTGCGTTCTTTCCTGTCTGCATATTTCAATTCGTTGATTCGAATTTCGCGTTTTCGATTGCTAACAAATTTCTCTTCTCAGTGATAGTGTATGAAGTAGTTAGTTGATGGCTATTTCGAAGCATGGAAACTACCATTTCTATACAGAAACACGAATGGCTAAGCAGATGCCACGTGTACTCTAAAGCTGACGCGTgtcctatatttttattattcttgaCACGTATGGTTCCAATTGTTAGATAAAACTAGCTCTCTTCTCAAATTAGGGACGGTTACAGAAACCTATACATTCTGACACGTACACGACACTTTACTCCGCGTGTAATGCATGCAAACCCGAGAAAGGCTATTAGGTCGGTACTAGGCAGTTTGGCCGACACACGCAGATCATCACTATACTTGCATGGAAAAGAATACTAGTGTCACTTGTGCTTTGTTCGATGGATTACTTTTTTTtcgtttaatattttattttatttttttcttctgaaacaacGATTTCTTTTTGATTCATTAATATATTGAAAATTCATACATCCTGTCCGAATACATCACCTACGAAGAACATGAAATAATACAAAAATTTTATGTTGCACAGTTAcaaaaagaattgtgttgattacATGTAATTCAGAAGGGACTGATGATGAGAGAGGGATAACTTGAGATCTAAAAATGTTGTTTTGAATTCTTCTTCATTAAGATTTGAATGTCCCAATAGCAAAATATCAATTTAGAACCTTTCTCTTCCGCTTTGCATAACcgtttttcttaaaaaaattcataaattttttCTCCTGGTTTTCCTCCATTATCTTCCTTCTTAATTCAGATTTACTCGATTTTTGGTTGAAATTTCAGATCTACCGAGGAAATTTAGGAAATAGTAATTAGTttgcttttcttttttaataaaaatattgcatCTAAGCAATATTTGGTTTAGGTTTttgtttcacaaaattggttaaaaagaccaaaatcaacaatttcttggtgaaaaagacatctaggttttgatattgtttaaatggacaaaaatgttaaaatagtcaggatgtaaacagtttcatcctacccattttcaaatgctttttcttatttttaatttacatcagtatgcatccagtttcatcctcactattttttaagtttaagccaggaaatccagtttcatccttgcttttttttttgtccatttcacccgtaatAATTTATActtgtccattagaac encodes the following:
- the LOC113313785 gene encoding 11 kDa late embryogenesis abundant protein-like; the encoded protein is MQTGKNAAAAVKETASNVAASAKSGMDKTKATVQEKAERMTAHDPMQKEMATQRKEEKINEAEMHKQMTHEQNEAAKQQRNVGTPATGGVLGGHGHSTGMNPMSALPGHGTGAPHGGHVTEGVVGSHPIGTNTGTGGTTAGNPRVGGTHNSSLTGGGYN